A section of the Gloeobacter violaceus PCC 7421 genome encodes:
- a CDS encoding DUF2442 domain-containing protein, with amino-acid sequence MAEYDASALERAIESAREAGQARQLAGPLAERVRYDGRSRTLVIYLNTGYGVMIPVRSLQGLAGATSQQLREVTFSPSRTGIRFPALDAVFSLDGLLKGIFGTERWMQDLRTAAAKGGSARSAAKINAARANGKKGGRPRKQQPHLVVAPE; translated from the coding sequence ATGGCTGAATACGACGCTTCAGCGCTTGAGCGCGCTATTGAGAGTGCGCGCGAAGCAGGACAGGCTCGCCAACTTGCGGGACCGCTCGCTGAGCGAGTCCGGTACGATGGCCGCAGCCGAACCCTCGTGATCTACCTGAACACTGGTTATGGGGTGATGATCCCGGTGCGCTCACTCCAGGGTCTGGCTGGCGCCACCTCGCAGCAATTGCGGGAGGTGACCTTTAGCCCCTCGCGCACCGGTATACGCTTCCCGGCGCTCGATGCCGTCTTCAGCCTCGACGGACTGCTCAAGGGCATCTTCGGCACCGAGCGATGGATGCAGGATCTGCGCACCGCAGCCGCCAAGGGTGGTTCCGCCCGCAGCGCGGCCAAAATCAACGCCGCCCGCGCAAACGGCAAAAAGGGTGGCAGACCCCGCAAGCAGCAGCCACACCTGGTCGTTGCGCCTGAATAA
- a CDS encoding tetratricopeptide repeat protein, translated as MVKQPLRYNPGFVDDEELNRYFVIRTHILTLIKETLHDNINSSNQNILIVGPRGSGKTMLVRRVASEIRSNPDLSSHWYPIVFAEESYRVTSPGEFWLEALFYVGEQTQEQRWQQAYEDLKSEMDNKRLRDRALTQLMDFADEQRKRLVLIVENLNMLLGEQLKAGDDWDLRHTMQTENRLMLLGTATQQFEAIKNIGRAWFEFFVIYKLEPLNTQECQMLWIVITGENISIEHIRPLQILTGGSPRLLSILAGFAKHLSFKELMSNLAQLIDNYTPYFKSQLDSLAPSERKVFVALLEQWDPANASEIAKAARMNTSTVSALLGRLVNRGAVTVNRESGHKKLYQAAERLFNIYYLMRQQSHPSRRVRAVVDFMIQFYKDESLVTTVVKLAEEACKLDPEDRQYHYWAYQEIIKLTSNPMIRAKLIISTPSDFTSNSVFPENIRKELYDEKIKVMEIMLKQIIQNEPENFTAMLALSLLLVLRGDSEEAEQLCRRAIQLEPANHIAWIVLGRIMVKSKRYAQAEKSLRTSIELNPYSAVAWFELGDLLERQLRMQESELAYDNAIEHSKLEDRWEVVYGMADIFCMRNKWVHGLGLLSSLITRVASDRDVLQAVSKFVVTAAAAGYTREVLELIVESNVREVLQPLEAGLRMHLNEQPLFAQEINEIGQDVLRRIREEQAMIAR; from the coding sequence ATGGTTAAACAACCTTTAAGATACAATCCAGGATTCGTTGATGACGAGGAGCTCAATCGTTATTTTGTCATCCGCACTCACATTCTCACCCTTATAAAAGAGACACTTCATGACAATATAAATTCATCGAATCAAAATATTCTTATTGTTGGTCCGCGTGGTTCTGGAAAAACAATGCTGGTGCGTAGAGTTGCCTCCGAGATCAGAAGCAATCCAGATCTCAGTTCTCACTGGTATCCAATTGTCTTTGCTGAGGAGTCTTACAGAGTAACGAGTCCCGGTGAATTTTGGCTTGAAGCTTTATTCTACGTGGGCGAGCAAACTCAGGAGCAGCGTTGGCAACAGGCTTACGAGGACTTAAAAAGTGAAATGGACAACAAGCGGCTTCGAGATCGCGCACTTACCCAGCTTATGGACTTTGCCGATGAACAGAGAAAGCGCCTTGTACTTATAGTTGAAAACCTCAATATGCTCCTGGGTGAGCAACTAAAGGCAGGCGATGATTGGGATCTGCGTCATACGATGCAGACTGAAAACCGCCTAATGTTACTTGGCACAGCAACACAACAGTTCGAAGCAATAAAGAATATTGGAAGAGCCTGGTTTGAGTTTTTCGTAATCTACAAACTGGAGCCCTTAAACACTCAAGAATGTCAGATGCTTTGGATAGTAATAACAGGTGAAAATATCTCGATTGAGCACATCAGACCACTTCAGATTTTGACCGGTGGAAGCCCTCGTCTCTTGAGCATTTTAGCAGGCTTCGCAAAACATCTTTCCTTCAAAGAGCTGATGAGCAACCTTGCCCAATTAATCGATAACTACACACCTTATTTCAAAAGTCAACTCGATTCTCTGGCACCTAGCGAGCGCAAGGTGTTCGTTGCCCTTCTAGAACAATGGGATCCTGCCAATGCTAGTGAGATTGCAAAAGCCGCTCGAATGAACACAAGTACCGTCAGCGCATTACTCGGACGCCTTGTAAACCGTGGTGCAGTTACGGTAAACCGTGAATCGGGTCATAAAAAGCTTTACCAAGCTGCAGAAAGGCTATTCAATATTTATTATTTAATGCGACAGCAGAGTCATCCATCTAGGCGTGTTCGGGCAGTGGTTGATTTCATGATCCAATTCTACAAAGATGAATCTTTAGTAACCACCGTGGTTAAACTCGCTGAAGAAGCTTGCAAGCTTGATCCAGAAGATCGCCAGTATCATTACTGGGCTTATCAAGAAATAATAAAGCTGACGAGCAACCCAATGATAAGAGCAAAGCTCATAATATCTACTCCATCTGACTTCACTAGTAATTCGGTCTTTCCTGAGAACATACGCAAAGAACTCTATGACGAAAAAATCAAAGTTATGGAAATTATGCTAAAGCAAATCATTCAAAACGAGCCTGAAAACTTTACTGCGATGCTCGCTCTATCGCTCCTTTTAGTTTTACGCGGAGATAGTGAGGAAGCAGAACAGTTGTGTAGAAGAGCAATTCAACTAGAGCCAGCAAATCATATAGCATGGATTGTGCTTGGCAGAATAATGGTTAAATCCAAACGCTACGCTCAAGCAGAAAAATCACTTAGAACGTCAATAGAGCTCAATCCTTACAGTGCAGTTGCTTGGTTCGAACTTGGTGATTTGCTTGAAAGGCAGCTTCGTATGCAAGAATCAGAACTCGCATACGATAATGCGATTGAACATTCTAAGTTGGAAGACAGGTGGGAAGTAGTGTACGGCATGGCCGATATCTTTTGCATGCGAAATAAATGGGTCCATGGGCTAGGCTTGTTAAGCTCACTCATAACCAGGGTTGCTTCTGACAGAGATGTTCTACAAGCAGTAAGCAAATTCGTCGTAACCGCTGCTGCTGCAGGTTACACTCGCGAGGTGTTGGAACTGATAGTTGAATCTAATGTTCGTGAAGTACTCCAACCTTTGGAAGCAGGCTTGCGAATGCATTTGAATGAACAACCTTTGTTCGCTCAAGAAATTAATGAGATTGGCCAAGACGTTCTTCGGCGGATTCGAGAAGAGCAGGCAATGATTGCACGTTAG
- a CDS encoding ATP-binding protein, with product MKLTVGNPVKGERFWNREKELNGLIQLLDEKAHVLIIAQRRIGKTSLMEQAAETIKDRYLCLQIDLQSAHSVVDAIAELAAATRNSSLWEKITGIFSNVLNNAARQIDSLQLSELKVTLRTGMTEGSWQAKGDQLFDKLAESDKPVVIFLDEVPILVSRLLKGSDYQMTPERRGQTDAFLSWLRANSLKHREKIRLVVTGSIGLEPILRQVGLSATINHLTPFSIGLWEPTVVKSCVEALAEEYSLTFDGDALEYFVDCLGRCVPYHVQLFFQQVRTVCVREGLTHIPKTLVAEVYEREMLARRGHAELSHLEERLKLVLGPELHPIALEFLTEAAVTGKLSAAAIQVFCLEYKQPVVIAREILLILEHDGYMYQQSNTYRFVSKLVQEWWRAQYSLLFVPASARGK from the coding sequence GTGAAGCTGACGGTAGGCAACCCTGTTAAAGGTGAGCGTTTTTGGAACCGTGAGAAAGAGCTGAATGGCTTAATTCAGCTGTTGGATGAAAAAGCTCATGTACTAATTATTGCGCAAAGGCGAATCGGAAAAACCAGCTTGATGGAGCAAGCTGCCGAGACCATAAAAGACCGATATTTGTGCTTGCAAATAGATCTACAGAGTGCCCATTCCGTCGTTGACGCAATTGCTGAACTAGCAGCAGCGACCCGGAACAGTTCGCTATGGGAAAAGATAACAGGGATATTCTCAAATGTGCTGAATAATGCAGCTCGTCAAATTGATTCACTCCAACTCAGTGAATTGAAAGTGACATTGCGCACTGGCATGACCGAGGGCAGCTGGCAAGCCAAAGGAGACCAACTTTTCGATAAATTAGCAGAATCCGACAAGCCAGTGGTTATTTTCCTTGACGAAGTTCCAATTTTGGTAAGCCGTCTGCTAAAAGGCAGCGATTATCAGATGACACCAGAGCGTCGTGGGCAAACAGATGCTTTTCTATCATGGTTGAGAGCCAACAGTCTTAAGCACAGAGAAAAAATTAGACTTGTGGTTACAGGATCAATTGGACTTGAACCAATTTTGCGCCAGGTAGGTCTCAGTGCGACCATCAATCATCTAACGCCTTTTTCTATAGGACTGTGGGAACCAACCGTTGTCAAAAGTTGTGTTGAAGCGTTAGCAGAAGAATACTCACTCACCTTCGATGGTGATGCATTAGAGTATTTTGTCGACTGCTTAGGTAGGTGCGTACCTTACCATGTGCAGCTTTTCTTTCAGCAGGTTCGTACCGTTTGCGTTCGAGAGGGCTTAACGCATATACCTAAGACGCTCGTTGCGGAAGTTTACGAAAGAGAGATGCTCGCAAGACGCGGCCATGCAGAACTCAGCCATCTGGAAGAACGTCTGAAGTTGGTATTGGGGCCAGAATTGCACCCAATTGCTTTGGAATTTTTAACAGAAGCCGCAGTCACTGGGAAATTATCTGCGGCCGCCATCCAGGTGTTTTGTTTAGAATACAAGCAACCGGTCGTCATTGCTCGAGAAATCTTACTGATCCTGGAGCATGACGGCTACATGTACCAACAATCAAATACTTACAGGTTTGTGTCCAAACTGGTGCAGGAATGGTGGCGAGCACAATACAGTTTACTGTTTGTTCCTGCTTCTGCGCGAGGAAAATAG